One Pyrus communis chromosome 13, drPyrComm1.1, whole genome shotgun sequence genomic window carries:
- the LOC137712147 gene encoding uncharacterized protein: MNAVNTVQTLSDAVVDVRAKYERWLKENRNALLVIKKSMSDIVRRGIPKSETVKEYLTSIQEKFKESDKAKIGNLMNELITKKYNGMGCVREHILELLDVGAKLNALDVPMNDAFLVHIALNSLPNEYSQLKSTYNAQKEKWSMN, from the exons ATGAATGCTGTGAACACAGTTCAAACCTTAAGTG ATGCAGTTGTTGATGTTAGGGCCAAATACGAAAGATGGTTGAAAGAAAATCGTAATGCTCTTCTGGTGATCAAAAAGTCCATGTCTGACATAGTGAGGAGAGGAATACCGAAATCTGAGACTGTAAAGGAGTACCTGACCTCGATTCAGGAGAAGTTTAAGGAATCAGACAAAGCTAAGATAGGTAATCTCATGAATGAACTCATCACAAAGAAATATAATGGCATGGGATGTGTGAGAGAGCATATACTGGAGCTACTGGACGTTGGTGCGAAGCTGAATGCACTGGATGTTCCTATGAATGATGCATTTCTAGTTCATATAGCACTCAATTCATTGCCTAATGAATACTCACAACTGAAGAGCACATATAATGCACAGAAAGAGAAGTGGAGTATGAACTAA